Proteins from a single region of Dyadobacter fanqingshengii:
- a CDS encoding DUF6934 family protein has translation MNQPHYAFKHASKKNTFSFVSIGKRGQIKKVVQFRLIEDNVYNLGFGDYSEELKTLDDMVVTNNGDMEKVLATIIAIIEHFFTGNPDVHIFLTGSTPSRTRLYQIVINSHHDDLASHFEIYGLQQNQWRRFRKNINYESFLILKLL, from the coding sequence ATGAATCAACCGCATTACGCGTTCAAACACGCCAGTAAGAAAAATACATTTTCGTTTGTTAGTATTGGAAAAAGGGGCCAGATTAAGAAAGTTGTTCAATTCAGGCTTATAGAAGACAACGTTTACAACCTTGGTTTCGGCGATTATAGTGAGGAGCTAAAAACGTTGGACGATATGGTCGTTACTAATAACGGCGACATGGAAAAGGTCCTGGCAACAATCATTGCTATTATCGAGCATTTTTTCACCGGAAATCCGGATGTGCATATTTTCCTGACGGGTAGCACACCGTCTCGAACAAGGCTTTATCAGATCGTAATTAATTCGCATCATGACGACCTGGCCTCGCACTTTGAAATATATGGACTTCAACAAAATCAGTGGAGGCGATTCCGAAAAAATATAAATTATGAATCATTCCTCATTTTGAAATTGTTATAA
- a CDS encoding L-serine ammonia-lyase: MSILPMKEERISVFDIFKIGIGPSSSHTLGPWRAAQQFLQAVQVQCGLDQVRAVDIHLYGSLAKTGKGHGTDIAVILGLSGYDPVTVKTENIDKILAEIASKECIMLPGDMRVVFAPKDNIIFHKNETLPFHPNGLTFIANCESAGIIEETYYSVGGGFVIQEGQANDEVKGCVDLPYPIDQAADLLKWHNNSGKPIWEIVLENEKVWKEENLVRTELMNIWHVMQQSIFHGCQTNGVLPGGLNVQRRAAALNQKLLNDVVCVGCDDWTEAIRRGGTGFKYTLDWVSCFALAVNEENASYSRVVTAPTNGSAGVIPAVIQFHLTFGGGTDEDVSRFLLTAGEIGSIFKKGATLSAAMGGCQAEIGVSSAMAAAGLAQVSGGTVEQCLMAAEIAMEHHLGLTCDPVGGLVQIPCIERNTMGAIKAITACQLALQSNPDNAKVSLDNVVHTMWETALDMNNRYKETSEGGLAVNIPISLSEC, translated from the coding sequence ATGTCCATACTTCCCATGAAAGAAGAACGCATATCCGTTTTTGATATTTTTAAGATTGGGATTGGGCCTTCCAGTTCGCATACGCTGGGGCCGTGGAGGGCGGCGCAGCAGTTTTTGCAGGCTGTTCAGGTGCAATGTGGGCTGGATCAGGTGCGGGCTGTTGACATTCATCTTTATGGTTCTTTGGCGAAAACCGGGAAAGGGCATGGAACGGATATCGCAGTAATTCTGGGATTGAGTGGCTACGATCCGGTTACAGTGAAGACGGAAAACATTGACAAGATCCTGGCAGAAATTGCTTCGAAGGAATGCATCATGCTCCCCGGCGACATGCGGGTTGTTTTCGCTCCAAAAGACAACATTATCTTCCATAAGAACGAAACACTTCCATTCCATCCCAATGGCCTCACATTCATCGCAAATTGCGAATCGGCAGGCATCATTGAGGAAACCTATTACTCAGTTGGCGGCGGATTTGTGATTCAAGAGGGTCAAGCAAATGATGAGGTGAAAGGGTGTGTTGATCTTCCATATCCGATTGACCAGGCTGCGGATTTGCTTAAATGGCATAACAATTCCGGGAAGCCAATTTGGGAGATTGTTTTAGAAAATGAAAAGGTTTGGAAGGAAGAAAACCTGGTCAGAACCGAGTTGATGAACATCTGGCATGTGATGCAGCAAAGCATTTTCCATGGTTGCCAAACGAATGGTGTCCTGCCCGGCGGACTGAATGTGCAGCGGCGCGCGGCAGCATTGAATCAAAAGCTTTTAAATGATGTCGTTTGCGTAGGATGTGATGACTGGACGGAGGCTATCAGACGCGGGGGAACCGGTTTTAAATACACATTGGACTGGGTTAGCTGCTTTGCATTGGCGGTTAATGAAGAAAATGCCTCATACAGTCGCGTGGTTACGGCGCCTACCAATGGTTCGGCTGGCGTGATCCCGGCGGTGATCCAGTTTCACCTCACGTTCGGAGGCGGGACGGATGAAGATGTGTCTAGATTTTTGCTTACTGCCGGTGAAATTGGCAGTATTTTCAAAAAAGGCGCGACGCTTTCTGCTGCTATGGGCGGTTGTCAGGCTGAAATTGGCGTTTCTTCTGCCATGGCCGCGGCCGGACTGGCGCAGGTTTCGGGCGGCACGGTTGAACAATGTTTAATGGCTGCGGAAATTGCTATGGAGCATCATTTGGGTCTTACTTGCGATCCGGTGGGTGGTTTGGTGCAAATTCCCTGCATCGAGCGAAATACTATGGGCGCGATCAAGGCGATTACGGCGTGTCAGCTGGCATTGCAAAGTAATCCGGACAATGCAAAAGTGTCGCTGGATAATGTGGTGCACACCATGTGGGAAACGGCACTGGACATGAATAACCGCTACAAAGAGACTTCCGAAGGCGGGTTAGCCGTCAACATTCCGATCAGTTTGAGCGAATGTTAA
- the mgtE gene encoding magnesium transporter, with protein MTFELTKEYVEHIQELIEKEDSASIRTETESLFPADITGLLSELETESAKFLITRLDVERGAEILADMDPNERRDFLKAFTSEEISHFVNLFDSDDAVDLLNEQPIRVREEVIALLEDREQARFILDLLHYDEDVAGGLMQKELVKANVNWTVNECIEELRKQAEDVGKVYAVYVVDDFGKLHGILSLKKIVLAHKNTRIESLYDKDVIFVETYRPAEEVAELMQRYDLDALPVVNVQGKLLGRITIDDVIDVITEQASSDTLAMAGITGDVEEDDTIWQQTKARLPWLLVGMMGGILAAKFISFFEGDLKIIPAMAAFIPIIGSTGGNVGIQTSSIILQSLADKTGLDTTVGQRLIRMFAVAFINGVIISTIVFGFNLLIGNDVQLALVVSAALMSVVFLASFMGTMTPILLEKIGINPAVASGPFITTANDLIGYGVYFGLAHLLLNL; from the coding sequence ATGACGTTTGAATTAACCAAGGAATACGTAGAGCACATTCAGGAACTCATTGAAAAAGAGGATTCTGCTTCAATAAGAACGGAAACGGAAAGCCTTTTTCCTGCGGATATCACCGGCCTTTTGTCTGAGCTTGAAACGGAAAGTGCCAAATTCCTGATCACGCGGCTGGATGTGGAACGCGGGGCGGAAATCCTTGCGGATATGGACCCCAACGAGCGCCGAGACTTCCTGAAAGCGTTTACGTCCGAGGAAATTTCTCATTTTGTCAATCTTTTTGACTCAGATGATGCGGTGGATTTGCTCAATGAGCAGCCTATCCGCGTCCGTGAAGAAGTAATTGCATTGCTGGAAGACCGCGAACAAGCCCGTTTCATCCTGGATCTGCTGCATTATGACGAAGATGTGGCGGGTGGTTTGATGCAGAAAGAGTTGGTGAAAGCCAATGTTAACTGGACTGTAAATGAATGTATTGAAGAGCTTCGCAAACAAGCGGAAGATGTTGGAAAAGTATACGCGGTTTACGTTGTAGATGATTTTGGAAAGCTTCACGGCATTTTATCCCTTAAAAAAATCGTCCTTGCCCATAAAAACACACGCATTGAAAGTCTGTATGATAAGGACGTTATTTTCGTGGAAACATATCGTCCAGCCGAAGAAGTTGCTGAACTTATGCAGCGATATGACCTTGACGCACTGCCTGTTGTAAATGTTCAGGGAAAACTTCTGGGCCGGATCACCATTGATGACGTGATTGACGTGATTACGGAACAAGCCAGTTCCGATACGTTGGCGATGGCGGGGATTACGGGTGATGTAGAGGAAGATGACACGATCTGGCAGCAGACCAAAGCACGTTTGCCCTGGCTTTTGGTCGGGATGATGGGTGGGATTCTGGCGGCGAAGTTTATCAGTTTTTTTGAAGGAGATTTGAAAATTATCCCTGCTATGGCTGCATTTATCCCTATTATCGGGTCAACCGGCGGGAATGTGGGCATTCAGACATCCTCTATCATTCTGCAAAGTCTGGCCGATAAGACAGGTTTGGACACAACGGTCGGTCAGCGATTGATCAGGATGTTTGCCGTTGCTTTTATTAATGGCGTTATCATTAGTACGATCGTTTTTGGATTTAATCTCCTGATCGGCAATGATGTACAATTGGCGTTGGTGGTTTCGGCGGCGTTAATGTCGGTGGTTTTCCTGGCTTCTTTTATGGGAACCATGACGCCGATTTTGTTGGAAAAAATCGGGATTAACCCGGCAGTTGCTTCCGGGCCATTTATCACAACAGCCAATGATTTGATCGGCTACGGCGTATATTTCGGACTAGCACATTTACTGCTGAATCTATAA
- the rsmA gene encoding 16S rRNA (adenine(1518)-N(6)/adenine(1519)-N(6))-dimethyltransferase RsmA, which produces MKTNYKKRDDSRVRAKKHLGQHFLKDLNIAQRIVDGLSVHNGYTKVLEIGPGMGVLTQFLINKDAFSTYVIEIDTESVAYLKKHYESLTPRIIEGDFLKFNPADFFSEPFAIIGNFPYNISSQIFFRALQIRDQIPEIVCMLQKEVAQRIASPPGNKDYGILSVLLQAFYDIDYLVSVPPGAFDPPPKVQSGVIRLRRNAVAALDCDEKMFFRVVKTAFNQRRKTLRNALKPVGDLPDHPLLTKRAEQLSVAEFVELTKLAQDLQPQI; this is translated from the coding sequence GTGAAAACAAATTATAAAAAGCGCGACGATTCCAGAGTAAGGGCCAAAAAGCATTTGGGCCAACACTTTCTGAAAGACTTAAATATTGCTCAGCGGATCGTTGACGGCCTGTCCGTACATAATGGTTACACCAAGGTTTTGGAGATAGGCCCGGGCATGGGCGTTCTGACTCAATTTCTCATTAATAAGGACGCATTCAGCACTTATGTGATTGAAATCGACACCGAATCTGTTGCTTATTTGAAGAAACATTACGAAAGCCTGACGCCCAGAATCATTGAAGGCGACTTTCTGAAATTCAATCCGGCAGACTTCTTTTCGGAGCCCTTTGCCATCATTGGTAACTTCCCTTACAACATTTCCTCACAGATCTTTTTCCGCGCATTACAAATCCGCGACCAGATTCCCGAGATCGTTTGTATGCTGCAAAAAGAAGTGGCTCAGCGCATTGCGTCGCCGCCGGGCAATAAGGATTATGGTATTTTAAGCGTTTTATTGCAGGCATTTTATGATATAGATTACCTGGTGTCTGTGCCGCCGGGGGCATTCGATCCGCCTCCCAAAGTCCAGTCCGGCGTGATCCGGTTGCGCAGGAATGCGGTTGCGGCATTGGATTGTGATGAGAAGATGTTTTTCAGGGTTGTGAAAACAGCATTTAATCAACGCAGAAAAACACTTCGCAATGCATTGAAGCCGGTTGGCGATTTGCCCGATCATCCATTATTGACAAAACGCGCCGAACAATTGAGTGTCGCAGAGTTTGTGGAACTCACAAAACTGGCCCAGGACTTGCAGCCGCAAATCTAA